ctaaagaacagtcggaataaagaaccttcggactatagagcttccaccttttcgctaaaacgcgaacgatatttctaatatgcccttttctggcaaaaacgcgtaggctgctcgatcaaaataccctttttttcaatttcgcgaacatgtggtttgaaaaaacaccctttttgtgtgtttagcgaatcgcgtttcttcatctgaaaacacccttatttcgcgaaattttgacgagcatgaataccagcGGATGCACGGAGTCGGGACCGAGCCTTGCCCCAGTAGAAACCCAAAATTATAAATATTTCCACTTTAtgctgcaattttgtgcaaaatttgttgatccaaaaaaaacttcaccccCCACACCACCCCCAAAAACATCAGGCACTACCACTGCAATTTTGATCAAATTCTTTTGTTGCATGTTAACTCCATaagaactacctgtcgattggccaaaattAAGTATTCATCATCAATtggtccaatcagcaacattgttagaataatttcacagcATAAaagaattggggtgaattatttgcaaagctccattctgattggtgattaaagtgaagatatcatgtaattgaccaatcagaggcaatgttagattggcaggtagtgctcaggaggtTAACTTGAAGAAAATGCCAAGACACACCTTCTGATACTTCCCATTTACCTGTAAACTACATAAAAGGTCTATAAATGACCAAATAACCACCACCATTTTCTATGTAAATACCCTGTAACACATATGAGGTAAAATATACTTAAAATCGTCGGCTGCATTACATACCGACAGATGTTAAACccagggtgtattacatagtgacggatgttgatcgcaaatttatcaaaaaacaGGCATCAGGAAACCGTTGAGTAGGTAAATTGTATTgggcatagattataaacttttcattaatgttcagcaatttGTGTGTCTAttgagggggtactacacccctggacaattttgtgcctatttttgcatttttctcaaaaattatagccaattggtaacaagtaagatatgtatattattggggcaagcacaacaactactgcactgaaaattcatcaactcaaggcaagtagttattgctttattgatcaaataatgggtttccctcatttttgactgtaactcaacaactgttgtctgtgctaaaataaaatttccagtgcagtaattgtaatccttgcccctataatatatacatatcttacttgtccccaatgcgctataattttttgagaaaatgccaaaataggcacaaaattgggcagaaaTAGTACCCCTATAAAAGTAGACccttgaaagatattttcaatacGTTAAAATGTAGTAAAATCGTACATCTTATATTatgtaatagattgccaaagttatccgtcactatgtcttgcgcaatTTTTTTGAGAACTCAACATCCGTCAATATGGATTTTACCGTAAAGTgcagatccgtcactatgtaatacacccaaCGAAATATTGGTAAAATCAGTAAGAAAATAACTGTAAACTCTACAAGTAcagttttataaattaattttctTTGGCATTTTATGCATGAAAATATAACTTTATGTTCAGGATGTCGCATATAAAAACAGGAAATGTGGTAAAATTGCTCGCAAATAGCAGTCCGTAATGGGCACTAAACTTGTTCCAATTCAAAACATTGCACAACTATTTGATTTGTAAATGTAagatttattgtaggcctatacctacattATGATGtaaatacaatatatatatatactataaaaataatattaataatttatactgtaacttttattaatttttgcATTATTAATTGCTATTATAAATAATCTTGCTATTTACTGATACTACAATTGTTTcgtaatatattatatatatttatgtttataatgtatttgatgatattgtttgatgaataaaatatgaatgaatgaatgaatgaatgaacaaccATGACATATGTATGTTCCAATTCAAAACATTGCACAACCatgacatatttatttatttatttatttttttgaatcagCGACTGCGCCTAAATTGGCGAtgcgttcatataaaagacaaaaaaatacatttcaaacaataacaacaataactcatagtaatcaatataaacattaaataatgtacaatgtataaaagatacacaacccactcacccccacccccacgcTCTCATCCCTCTCACCCTTACTCACCCCATTCATATCACACATAATATACCCTCACACACATGTACACAAGATCAAACTTATGTATATAGGtctatattacaataattacaatcaaaattatttacaatcatatgtacaaaggtaaatcaaatcaaatcaaatcacgcACACCcccatagggtatattgctgatccattgattatccttttctggtgcattgtgggatagaaaagggggcaAATCGATAGCTAATTtgcccccttttctatcccacaatgcaccagaaaaggataattaatggatcagcaatataccctatgctCTCATCCTCTCACCTTTACTCTCCCGCCCATATCACACATACATACCCTCACACACATTCACACGAAATCaaacttatgtaggcctatattgcaataattacaatcataactatttacaatcatatgtacataggtgaattaaatcaaatcaaatcaagttacaaagtacatttgataggcctacagattttacCAGCATCATTATTTGTATTAGACCTATAGTGAAACagatttggaattattttgaatttaaaactaTATTTACAATCATATTATAATATATGTACAAGAGAGTCCTATATACATATGTTCCAATTCAAAACATTGCACAACCATGACACAATGTCATTTTGAGACAGCTACGCAAAATGGCAAAACATACATCCTCTACAAGCCAAAATTTGTCGGGGAAGGTGTTGAGACATAGTTCAACACTCTAAAGAAGAATGTCGCCCATGACGTTCAAAACTGTCAGGTAAGTGAACAAATCTCCTTGGTCTTGAAAAATGATCTTTGTAATCTGATTTcctgcaaacctgatgaatctatttacgaAGCTTCACTTTGTCTCTCACACATCTACTTGCCAGATTTAAGCATTTGTGAAAACACACTATCAGGGTTGTTGAGAAGATTCTGTGGGGTGTCAAATTCTTTAATCTCACCATTGGCTAAGACTAGGATTCGGTCGTAATCCTTGACTGTTGATACTCGATgctgaaaaaaaagaagcaacaggaaaacacaaacaaatataaaataacttttttttttcattttgaaactTAACTATTTAAGTCAATGGGGACCATTATCTTTAAACTAATTTTTCTCAGATTGgcaaaaatggagttacgtctttgtgtcaccgACCCCTCGAAATATACTTGATACTTACTGCAATTGTAAGGACAGTCTTGTCTTTGAATATTGTGTGTACAGCCTTCTGCAAGATGGCCTCCTGTAAAGATATTGAACAGATATCAGATGGATTCATCGTCAAGATTGATTAATaaattgattaatcaatcaatttagataatcaaaataaataaattttgaatcTATACAGCacatttttccagaggattcaaagcgccttcaacaactcttcctatacctttgtacaggatccACAGTCCGGTCGGCAGTATACTGTGACGCATAAGGTTATTCTGTGTCGCATTACGTATAAGCgcttaaaatttgtcatgcctggagcGTAAGCACAAACATAAACTCTCTAATATTGGCGGTAGCAgttaaatattaccgctttattctttagttttattgctgatatcaacagagaaataccatgcacgatctttttgtaaggttgagtACCAATGCCAAACGGACAATGAAAGAATTAtctttgttgttgaaagggattcaaccatgttcaccgttgttcatcaccgattaacaactcgtgtaaaatggtttacttcgctcggagCTGCCCTAGCGAAGTAAACCATGacacggacgcatcgttgttaatcgttgatgaacaacggtgaaacatggttgaatccttaaagggcaggtctattgcgaaaacaacatcatatcattggcaagctaatattataaggacaataaaatgactccttttttgagaaaataagacgtttaaaaattgatattccgcaaaaaccaacttaagcggtgggttccttcgaacgagacaggtttggcctagaaaaacagcaggttttctctgggatctccggtttcctcctgctttcaaaaaaaaaaaatcggtgattggttgtttggttatcaaaaacttccttcacccaatggaacttggggagctgcacaataattggtggatgttacaatctaagtgcggataggtctgcgccagtCTGCAACTGGCTTttttgatgcgatctgattgtgatgatttgccatggcagcgaaattacagcatgTTGAATCCTTCAATCCTGGAAAAAGGCTTCAAACAGGCAACATTTGTTGCCTCCAGCATAAATTGGGTGTCGTGAGAACACTCACGCACAGAGCCAATACCATCATCACGCGGGATGAAGACAAACAACAAGAACTCAATCACATTCAGGAAAGCCTCCAGAAATGTGGGTACGAGCCTTGGGTGTTTAATGTAAGTGAAAATAAGCAACAAGACCTTCAGAAAGCGAAGAACAAAAATAGACCACCTGCCAAGGGTAATGTAGTCCTCCCTTACATCCAGGGGGTGTCGGAGACAATGGCTCGCTTGTTCCAAGCTAAAGGCATCAGGACTCATTACAAACCCGTGAACTCCATCCGGCAACACGTGGTAGCGCCAAAGGACAAGACCAAAACAGATCAAAGATCTGGTACAGTCTATCACATAACTTGTGATGACTGCGGCGCGGCCTATGTCGGAGAGTCGGAACGGTCACTGAAAGCTAGGTTAGCTGAGCACCGAAGACCTAGTAGTACCTCCTCCCCTGTGGCCCAACATGTCAAAGCGTCCAAACACACCATCGACTGGAACAATGTCAAAGTTTTGGATCAAGACTCCAACTGGTACAACAGAGGAGTGAGGGAAGCTATTAATATTCACAGACACCCCAGCAACCTGAACAAGGACAAGGGACGACACAACCTGGCACCCGTCTACCTGAACATCCTGTCACATGACGTTGCTGACAACAACTCGTCATGTGACACTCATCAAGATCAATAACATCAGTTTCAAAAAGGCTTAGCGACCGCAAGCCGAAAGCTCACATAAGTGAACATTTTTTGTTGTGAGAacagtcataaattcatcaataaaCATTTGTATTACTAGCACAACACTCTAAACAACTGAGCCAAAGAGTCACATTGGAAAATGGCAAAATCTTTTTAGTATTGGAAAAACAGGTATTAGTAGTTTTTGgctaaaaaaacccaataaaaacaaactaacaaaaaAACAACTACctaccgtttttttttttcaaaaagttacaaagagattaaattattatatttagttctacaaatcatACCGTTTTAAAATCAATTGATGATGTTGCCTCATCCATGACCACAACTCGCGTATCTTGAAGAAAGCGCCTAGCTAGACTCAATAATTGGCGCTGATCGACACTTAGGTTCCTCCTCCTTCAGATACTTCAAAATCTAGTCAGAATAAATAAACAATAGATTAGGCACTGGGTTActgcagttgaaattcatacacacaCTTTGACAGATATGACATAatctttcaatgcatttttcatgctgattccaatatgacaatgaaaatgtacaattctgaaattttgaattttgaaagaaaatttggaacttgtcgtctgcagttgacacccgtgtggagaggtctaagccatgaaaactacctgcctattggtcaaaaagaagttttcattatcaattggaccaatcagcaacacttttagaataatttcaccacacaaaaatattggggtgaattaatTGCAAAGATccaatctgattggtgattaaaatgaatatatcatgtaattgaccaatcagaggcaatgttagatcggcaggtagtgctcaggggtttaaGAGCTGTAGagaccctggctgaaatttgatacacttttgatacaccacttttgatacgtatgaaaaatgtatgaaataaaaggctttgaattggaaccctcatttcatacacttttatgtatcaaaactgtatcaaattaacattgcatacacattttatacatatcaaaagtgtatcaaatgccaagataatgtatcaaaaagtatcaaatgaaatgtatcctttcatttcatacatatttgatacataattatatcaaaagtgtatcaaataagtaactgtatcaaatcagggttccaatttaaactgtatcaaattagcattcaaatttttatcctttcatttcatacacatttcattcataatttatatcaaaagtgtatcgaatatgttactgtatcaaatgagggttccaatttaaactgtatcaaattagcattgaaatttttatcctttcatttcatacatttcatacataatttatatcaaaagtgtatcgaatatgttactgtatcaaatgagggttccaatttaaactgtatcaaattttcgttgaaatttttatcctttcatttcatacacatttcatacataatttatatcaaaagtgtattgaatatgttactgtatcaaatgagggttccaatttaaactgtatcaaatttatgttcaaatttttatcctttcatttcatacacatttcatacataatttacatcaaaagtgtatcgaatatgttactgtatcaaatgagggttccaatttaaaatgtatcaaatttgcgttcaaatttttatcctttcatttcatacacatttcatacataatttatatcaaaagtgtatcgaatatgttactgtatcaaatgagggttccaatttaaactatcaaatttgcattcaaatttttatcctttcatttcatacatatttcatacataattatatcaaaagtgtatgaaatatgtaactgtatcaaatcagcgttccaatttaaactgtatcaaattaacattcaaatttttatcctttcatttcatacatatttcatacataatttatatcaaaagtgtattgaatatgttactgtatcaaatcagggttccaatttaaactgtatcaaatttatgttcaaatttttatcctttcatttcatacacatttcatacatcatttatatcaaaagtgtatcgaatatgttactgtatcaaatgagggttccaatttaaactgtatcaaatttatgttcaaatttttatcctttcatttcatacatatttcatacataattatatcaaaagtgtatgaaatatgtaactgtatcaaatcagcgttccaatttaaactgtatcaaattaacattcaaatttttatccttttatttcatacacatttcatacataatttatatcaaaagtgtatcgaatatgttactgtatcaaatgagggttccaatttaaactgtatcaaatttatgttcaaatttttatcctttcatttcatacacatttcatacatcatttatatcaaaagtgtatcgaatatgttactgtatcaaatgagggttccaatttaaactgtatcaaatttatgttcaaatttttatcctttcatttcatacatatttcatacataattatatcaaaagtgtatgaaatatgtaactgtatcaaatcagcgttccaatttaaactgtatcaaattaacattcaaatttttatcctttcatttcatacatatttcatacataatttatatcaaaagtgtattgaatatgttactgtatcaaatcagggttccaatttaaactgtatcaaattaacattcaaatttttatccttttatttcatacacatttcatacataatttatatcaaaagtgtatcgaatatgttactgtatcaaatgagggttccaatttaaactgtatcaaattaacattcaaatttttatcctttcatttcatacacatttcatacataatttatatcaaaagtgtattgaatatgttactgtatcaaatgagggttccaatttaaactgtatcaaatttgcgttcaaatttttatcctttcatttcatacacatttcatacatcatttatatcaaaagtgtattgaatatgttactgtatcaaatcagggttccaatttaaactgtatcaaattaactttcaaatttttatcctttcatttcatacatatttcatacataatttatatcaaaagtgtattgaatatgttactgtatcaaatcagggttccaatttaaactgtatcaaattaacattcaaatttttatcctttcatttcatacacatttcatacataatttatatcaaaagtgtatcgaatatgttactgtatcaaatgagggttccaatttaaactgtatcaaatttatgttcaaatttttatcctttcatttcatacacatttcatacataatttatatcaaaagagtatcaaatatgttactgtatcaaatgagggttccaatttaaactgtatcaaatttgcgttcaaatttttatcctttcatttcatacatatttcatacataattatatcaaaagtgtatgaaatatgtaactgtatcaaatcagcgttccaatttaaactgtatcaaattaacattcaaatttttatcctttcatttcatacatatttcatacataatttatatcaaaagtgtattgaatatgttactgtatcaaatcagggttccaatttaaactgtatcaaattaacgttgaaattttgatcctttcatttcatacacatttcatacataattatatcaaaagtgtatcaaatatgtcactgtatgaaatcagtgttccaatttaaactgtatcaaattagcattgaaattcttatcctttcattttatacacattttatacataattatatcaaaagtgtatcaaatatgtcactgtatcaaatcagcgttccaattctaatgctggccagcgggaccgccctatttttgatacatgccatttgatacacttttgatatagtttttgatacagttttttatacacttttgatagttttttgatacacttttgatagttttttatacacttttgatacagtttttatacacttttgatacacttttgatacacttttgatacagttttttatacacttttgatacagtttttcatatttcaaaattggtccaatcaagctcaaattcaacaagaattatccttacatgatctaaacatatttgcaaacattaatgaccccaaagcttaaagtgaaggggtcaaaggtcaaattttgaaattagtctaatcaagctcaaattcaacactgcctctactgctaatgctgacctctagcattTTCctccatcacggagcagctcaatgcactttccccttCAACCTCCACtttcaacgttcaaaattacaacgcataataggataaatgtgtgagaaagtcttgcaaaaaagaagcaaaacccaaccaaaatggaacatacatacatcagagggcctgcttggaatgcagtgcttgtcactgaagttgttaccctcaataaagagacaaaaaggctaccaataacatctactatacaggcatgtgctatattcatgcttaatacatatacattgaggccctatatataatatatagtaagcttaccttatcagaacaaagtcagatatttcctctttaatcacagtccctgattacaactacattgtaacctaatgtgcagtctacaagcatgtttgtatcttcatcatgataaataaaacaccataatttgctctaaaatacagtacatttccaaatgcaaatcctggtgttaactgcatacatgccacatgggcaaatttgaaaatgatgagtcattatctagacatgtgatcagttattgatatagttttgatacactacaaaaggtcagtttatgaaagcccaatttgatacacttttgatatacctctagccacccaaaataaactaagtccaatttaatacgcttttgatacactataggcagccagaatttgaccaagtccaatttgatacacttttgatatacctctagccaccaaaaattaactaagttcaatttgatacactttacatacactaaaaaacaggcaaagtccaatttaatacacttttgatacactgtatgcagccagaatttgactaagtccaatttgatacacttttgatatacatctagcaccaaaaatttcactttgatacactttacatacactgaaaaactgcagaatccaatttgatacacttttgatacaccacaagcatggccaaaattaactaagttcaaattcgatacacttttgatacatttttgatacagttaggtggtatttgataaagttttgataccttatattttcagttgatacattttcaatacaccctttgtatatcaaaactgtattaaattgctgtttgatacagttttaatacactttgatacacttttgatacacttcttgctgtatagaatttctgctaggggaAGCATCCCTCTTGCTCCACCCAAAAGACAGTGCCAAATTAGCTTTAAAACCTAGTTCCTGTGTCTCATTTCTAAAGATAATCTGTGATCAGATTCCTGTAAGCAAGCtatttgttagaataattttgtcGTCTTGCCTGATTTCTCTTGTTTTCGTCTCAACAGACTTTTTCTCTTACATTGCAATCTTACCTAATCCATCTTCATCGAGAAAGTTTTTAATCTGTGCCATCTCTAGGGCTTTCCAGATTTCATCGTTAGACTTCTTACTTCTAGGATCAAGATTAAACCTGCAAAAGTAATACCGAGACATTGAGTGACACAGCTCCATTCATACGGTGAAAGGTACAAagtgtttaaccccctgagcactacctgccgatctaacattgcctctgattggtcaattacatgatatcttcactttaatcgccaatcagaatggagctttgcaaataattcaccccaattttttgtgtggtgaaattattttaacaatgttgcccTGGGTTTTAATTGTGTTTTTGGCTAGCAGTGTGTTTGTCGTCGCGATGTTAAGGTCAAGGGCCTGTCTGGTctcataattatgaatttcaGAATTTGTCATGAAATGATTATTTGGTAAGTCCTGTGGGAGGAGGTCATGGTGGTAACGATACATATGAGTTGCTAGTTGAAACGTGTAAATATCaccttagaatcgatcagtctcTTTGATGATATGCATCGCCGATTGCACATATGAGTATCGCGTCGAAGCACATGCACTGAACCATAtcatattgtgtcatatcacaggGCAAACAACCAATAAGATTTCAGAAATATTCTCAAGGACaaatttgagttggtactctttgggtctagtCTCCTTAATTTAccaacagaattagagaaggaaacCCAGACTCCCTATACTGCCACGCAATAGctaccgtcagctatggggagaaaattggggtattcgggtcaTTGCCGACAGTGCATGGAGACAAACGAGCCCTGGttctcctctaattctgtggattTACCTGATATTTCCTGAAAAGAGCACTGGATCCTGAGGAATGATAGCCAACTCACTACGCAAACGTCTGAGACCAATAATATCAATCGGTACCCCATCGATACTGATAATACCTGTGTGATGAAAATGAAACCAGTCGTATGAAACACTGAAAATCAAACTGATATCTGAAATCATCATTGACAATGTAACATCAAAactgaaaataacactgaaatagttagggatgaaatcaaaactccaccagtttctattgttctaaacaatggaaaccggagaGACTCCCTTGATCGTAGTTTTAAATTTCATCCCTTATTCTGTATACATGCAAATAACTTTTGTTCAATCATACTGTAAATGGGACTGAAACACCTCCGAAAATCACAATAGTTCTCATTGGCTTAAAAGATTTACAATCAAGGTTTTTAGTGTGCTAAATATTGGTAACCTTACAGTGTAATTTTCAATTTTCctggatcttcagtagattttTCCCAAAGACTATTTTCCCTTTGATCTAAATTCTACACAAGAGTGGAGATCAGCTTTAACGTGCATTAATGCATGCATGGTCGTGGCTTACATTTAGTACGAAACATGCATAAGACAATACTGCTCTCTGTGGGGAATGCGCATACATTTATTATTAGCGCGACCTTTACTGCACAACGTGTAAGGTGGGCTTCCATTACATAAACA
The Amphiura filiformis chromosome 3, Afil_fr2py, whole genome shotgun sequence DNA segment above includes these coding regions:
- the LOC140147124 gene encoding uncharacterized protein, with translation MAAKLQHVESFNPGKRLQTGNICCLQHKLGVVRTLTHRANTIITRDEDKQQELNHIQESLQKCGYEPWVFNVSENKQQDLQKAKNKNRPPAKGNVVLPYIQGVSETMARLFQAKGIRTHYKPVNSIRQHVVAPKDKTKTDQRSGTVYHITCDDCGAAYVGESERSLKARLAEHRRPSSTSSPVAQHVKASKHTIDWNNVKVLDQDSNWYNRGVREAINIHRHPSNLNKDKGRHNLAPVYLNILSHDVADNNSSCDTHQDQ
- the LOC140147125 gene encoding ATP-binding cassette sub-family C member 2-like, whose product is MKIPYFSSLTGHLQCLCDFDRVPPEWFCPDIYHLCGVFAKICVPSEPLPHRHCTEPSCKSCYSGIISIDGVPIDIIGLRRLRSELAIIPQDPVLFSGNIRFNLDPRSKKSNDEIWKALEMAQIKNFLDEDGLDFEVSEGGGT